In the Magnolia sinica isolate HGM2019 chromosome 15, MsV1, whole genome shotgun sequence genome, one interval contains:
- the LOC131227655 gene encoding histidine-containing phosphotransfer protein 3-like — protein sequence MGYKLSLHLIKRLPPKIPQQAIGATIKHHICQKNGSNVSSNSPNTHPCDFGEVIGRMHPRLAFLDDQYTQLQQLQDESNPDFVFEVVSLFFDDSEKLRNDLSRAL from the exons ATGGGCTACAAGTTGTCACTGCACCTCATCAAACGACTTCCGCCAAAG ATTCCACAACAAGCAATCGGGGCAACCATCAAGCATCACATTTGCCAAAAAAATGGGTCTAATGTAAGTTCTAATAGTCCAAATACCCACCCTTGTGACTTTGGTGAAGTTATTGGGAGGATGCACCCCAGACTTGCATTCTTGGATGATCAATACACACAGCTGCAGCAGTTGCAAGATGAGAGCAACCCAGATTTTGTTTTTGAAGTGGTGTCTCTCTTCTTTGATGATTCTGAGAAGCTTCGTAATGATTTGAGCAGAGCTCTATGA